One window of the Runella slithyformis DSM 19594 genome contains the following:
- a CDS encoding RagB/SusD family nutrient uptake outer membrane protein, with protein sequence MKSINKIRLTSVAVAFMSVFAAGCEKDFLVEKPVTTLTTDVYYKTEAGFEDLVRSCYPLLRNIHQNRILVLQGTDIFTAQGGWNPSAVTGKENVPSLFDVYNAEFNANLADIQRLWQLLYAEIARTNAVITRANDITTMAPALKDTRISEAKFLRALCLFYAVQQWGDIPMPLAEITTPSKDFPRVPSAEVYKQIIADLLECEVKLPVTASNYGRIQRGAAQFLLSRVYLTRGWNYNNALGGSNADFDMALQYADKVIEAFPLAANYSDLFPKRSNNPLTQYTGAQNDKNAEIIFAVQYNSDVLTNKTDAAFTQDPAGGNDLHSKFGPSGEGFVGTKGRTSDYNRCLGTHQVTPAGYRFFDPDNDTRYAHNFVSVGYALTAVKDYRPLPLSNPALRITFAVGDTVMIARPWNKPATTLAERGIDLGGKKNYAVVNADEYGGGYPIDNSGLNIQPPLMWKFWQPGIPYGDAFGTFNECVFRAAEAYLIAAEAIVKGAKNGKLGGAEVYYNRVLDRALGVKKGTDPRCAAVPEDQKSLATASYRATAANITVDLILDERARELMGEYSRWFDLKRTGKLVERVKKYNPWVKGQSISAIHHLRPIPQSEIDLSFPKMTQNPGY encoded by the coding sequence ATGAAATCAATAAATAAAATACGACTTACATCGGTGGCAGTTGCCTTTATGAGCGTTTTTGCCGCGGGTTGTGAAAAAGATTTTTTGGTTGAAAAACCCGTTACGACCCTGACCACTGACGTTTACTACAAAACAGAAGCCGGGTTTGAAGATTTGGTACGTTCGTGTTATCCACTCTTAAGAAATATCCACCAAAATAGAATTTTGGTGTTGCAGGGAACCGATATTTTTACCGCCCAAGGCGGTTGGAATCCTTCGGCCGTTACCGGAAAAGAGAATGTGCCCAGTCTCTTTGATGTCTATAATGCGGAGTTTAATGCAAATTTGGCGGATATTCAACGGCTTTGGCAGCTTTTGTATGCCGAAATCGCCAGAACCAATGCCGTCATCACTCGCGCCAATGACATTACGACAATGGCACCGGCATTGAAAGATACGCGGATTTCGGAAGCCAAATTTTTGCGGGCATTGTGTTTGTTTTACGCCGTTCAGCAGTGGGGGGATATTCCAATGCCATTGGCAGAAATCACTACACCGAGCAAAGATTTTCCAAGAGTACCTTCGGCAGAAGTTTATAAACAAATCATCGCTGATTTACTGGAGTGCGAGGTAAAACTACCCGTTACAGCTTCTAATTATGGGCGAATTCAACGGGGGGCTGCTCAATTTCTGTTGTCTAGAGTATACCTCACCAGAGGTTGGAATTACAACAATGCGTTGGGCGGCTCAAATGCTGATTTTGATATGGCCTTACAATATGCTGATAAAGTAATTGAGGCCTTCCCTCTGGCTGCAAATTACAGCGACTTATTTCCCAAGCGGTCAAACAATCCCCTGACGCAATACACGGGCGCTCAAAATGATAAAAATGCGGAAATTATCTTCGCGGTTCAGTACAATTCAGACGTATTGACCAATAAAACAGATGCCGCTTTTACGCAAGACCCTGCCGGGGGCAATGACCTGCACTCAAAGTTTGGCCCCAGCGGCGAAGGATTTGTCGGTACAAAGGGCCGTACAAGCGACTATAACCGTTGTTTGGGTACCCATCAGGTTACGCCGGCCGGTTACCGCTTTTTTGATCCGGACAACGACACCCGCTACGCCCACAATTTTGTGAGTGTTGGGTACGCGCTTACGGCAGTAAAGGATTACCGCCCGTTACCGTTGAGCAACCCCGCATTGCGAATTACCTTTGCCGTGGGAGATACCGTGATGATTGCCAGACCGTGGAATAAACCGGCCACTACATTGGCTGAAAGAGGCATTGATTTGGGTGGAAAGAAAAATTATGCGGTGGTCAATGCCGATGAATATGGCGGTGGGTATCCCATTGACAATTCGGGCCTGAACATTCAGCCGCCGCTGATGTGGAAATTCTGGCAGCCGGGCATTCCTTACGGTGATGCCTTCGGTACGTTTAACGAATGTGTTTTCAGAGCGGCCGAAGCTTATCTGATTGCGGCAGAAGCCATCGTGAAAGGGGCGAAAAACGGTAAATTGGGCGGTGCCGAGGTGTATTACAACCGAGTATTGGACCGCGCTTTGGGTGTCAAAAAAGGAACTGACCCTAGATGTGCCGCCGTGCCGGAAGACCAAAAATCATTGGCAACGGCCTCGTACAGAGCTACTGCCGCCAATATCACCGTTGACTTGATTTTGGACGAAAGAGCCCGAGAATTGATGGGGGAATACAGCCGATGGTTTGATTTGAAACGTACCGGGAAGTTGGTCGAACGTGTCAAAAAATATAACCCTTGGGTGAAAGGGCAATCTATTTCAGCGATTCATCATTTAAGACCGA